Genomic segment of Chelonoidis abingdonii isolate Lonesome George chromosome 5, CheloAbing_2.0, whole genome shotgun sequence:
GACAGTACAGACCAGGGCCTGGGCAAAATGAAGCCGAAGTGATTTACTGAGCAAGCAGTCCCATCACCCTCCTGCACATCATTTCTGTGCGAGACATAAATCAGTTGGTTGATCTCACCTCACAGAAGGAACGACATGATTAAAGGAGTGGGGGCACAAAAAGCAGCTCCGTTTCTCTGAGTTCACATGCACTTTGGGGCATTCACTAACATTACTCTGTCTGGTAACCTCAGCTTGTCAGCTGGATAGAGTTTAGGCATGCAGCACACCCCAATATATCAGTTAAATGTATGTATTATGCTGAAGGTAATTTTGCTTTCATCTGCCTAATATAAAAGATCACTATGGTTGAGTAAGGAAAACTCTGGGTAGAATACTAATCACAGGTCACTCCCAGTTGGAAACATGGAGGTAGAACAAAGTGTCCTGCCATGGGATTGCTATTACCCAGCTAGGCTTCCAATGTAACTGGGAATACATGGACACAAACACAGAGATAGTACCAAAGGGAAACCACAGAACAATACtaacaaaaaagaaatatataaagaCGTATGTGATCTCATCCGTGCCAAATTAAGAATTGATTGGTATGCCCTAGGGGCCAGGTTTTACTTGGATATAAATCTAAAGTAATTCCTTGGgtttccagatttacaccagttttagcTCAATCAGAATTTGGTCTGTTATTTTAGACAGACACTATTCTGGTCTGAGCTTAAATTCATGATTCAGAAACCTGTTTGATTTGCAAATGTTATTAAAACATGATTCTTTTAAAAGAGCGATGGACATAATGTTGCTTGCAACTATTTTACTTTGTAATAGAGGATATttctctcagatttttttttcccctttgattttCATGTCAGCAAATGCCTCAGTGCTGGCATTAGGCTGCTTGTTACTGCATATCCAGGACATATTCCATCTGGTCCCACTAATCCCTGCTGTCCCATCCAACTCCTAAATGAAACAACAGCAACATGGCTAtcccagtcagcctgtggaattcactgtGCTGTCTCCTCAGGACTGAGAATAGGAAAGCATAACAGGAGTTGAATACTTACTAGCTGGAAGAAGAGGAGATACAGCATGGAGCACTCAATTTACATATAGCTGCTTTAAGGTTGCAGTTGTCTGTCTCTGCCAAAGTTAAAGGGCCAGCCCCAGAAAGATATGagaaaagcatgctgggaaaaaggCTCTACAAGAAGGCAACACTACACAGAAGAGAGACCATAGGGTCCAGGTAGATGCTAAGGATGAAGATgtttttatacagcacctagcacaatggggtcctggttcatgagtAAGTGTCCTAATAGTTATTGCAATACAAATGATGATATCACCATCATATCATACAATGAAGCTTGACCTTTAGAAGAACAAGATAACTTGTACATTAATAACACCTGTAGTTATATATACTAATAGAATACCCAAAAAACTCATGCTTCAAGATATAAGGTGATCAGTGCAGGAGTCAGCAAGCAACATTTCCCTCCACGTGCAGCACAGGTGAAGAACCCAATACTTGATGCTCCACAGGAAGTTAAAAACCACTGTAATGTCTGGTACAATGTTCTTGTGAAATGCTGTATATGGCGGTGAGGGTGAGGATGGTGTTTTGCTGGCCAGCAATGATCAGTTTACACATACCTGTTAATGCTGTAGGTCCAGAAGTCAAGAGACTTTATACAAATGATATAAAGACCTAGATTAATAGATTCacaggttttaaggccagaagaggccattATAATCATGTAGcctgaccttctgtgtaacacaggtcatagaaacTCAACTAGTAATTTCTGCCTGAAGCCCATAACTTTTGTTTGAGCTCAAGCATATCTCTGACAAGatacagtcttgatttaaagcctgcaagtgatggagaatccaccacaactgtAGGTGAGCTGTCCCAATGGCTGATTactcacactgttaaaaatgtgcacagtatttcctctttttttgcaTGGGTGATTAATATGTATTGCCTATATGCATACATTTTCACAGTCAAATTCATCACATCAACCCTCTTACTGTCATGTGGCTGTCCATGACAGGGGACCATGAGCTGAGTAAGAGACATGGGCCAGGAGGTGAATGCAAGACAGTGATGGGTCACACAGATGAGGGACAGTGGAGGAGGTGATGGGGGCAGTGACACAGTGGTGTTGGGGGCACAATGATATGAGACTGTGATGGAGGAGGTGATGGGAGGCTCTGGTAGGTCACAGTAATGGGGGCAGTGAAGGAGCATAGAGATGCAGAAAAGTGATGGAGTTGTTGATGTGGAGCAGTGATGGGGCAATATCAGAAACCAGTGGTGCAGGGCACTGAGAATGGGGCACAGGGATGGAGGAGGCGATGCGGGGCAACATAATGTGAGGTAGGCAGCAAGGATGTGATACTGGGAAGGGATGAGTCACAATGATGAGGGAGGTGATGCGGGACAGTTAAACTGAGCAGCGATGGGGCATGGTACTGTGGGACAACGATGGACCTCAGGGATGTGGGGAGGTGATGCAAAGCCGTGCTGGCGCACAGCAATGTGAGATGACATTGGCTGAAGTGATGCAAGGCAGCGTTGGTTGAAGTGatgtggggtagtggtggggcaCAGTGATCCGGTGTGGTGAATTCTGTATGCCTGAGCATTCATATGGTGAAAGGCCTGAGCTTTTTTTCAGGTTACTTAAAATTCCTCAAAGTATGGACTTCAGAAATGCTAGTGAAACTACTCAATTAACGAGTATGCATGAGTGCTCTTGTAACTTAGCAAACAGAGTGAGAACGAAGCCTTGCAGTTTCTCTCCACATTCAGTTTTCAAGCTGCAGTGTAATGCATCCAGAATGGCCTTTCATCCTTCTGGTTACTGAGCCAACAGCTAGGGGTTGCAAAGTGGAGACCTGCTCAGCTACTAGATGATGGTATAGCTGGTGTTGCTGAAGCAAAGCTGTTTCAGTAGTGCCACCTGTATGCCAGTTGTAATCTAAAATGAGCTCCTCCATCGATGACACTAATTAACACCATAATGTACATCCTAATATACCTCATTGACGGAACACAACATATCTGGCTGTCCAAACAAGTTTAAGGAAATAAGGGTGATTTGTGCATCTCATTAAATGAATTTGTCTAGTGCTAGTTTGTCAGTTCCTCTATTAGTAATGAGTTAAGAGCAAACAATGTGCCAGGTGATGTCTGAGACACAAAATGAAGCCAGTCAGGGCCTCTACCAAAAGCATTTACAAGCTTAAGCTCCTGTCTTGAAGCAGtttccccactgaagtcagtggagttctgGCTGGGTACAGGATTCCACCTGGATGAaactcattgcaggactggggcacagaaaacagatgacagaacacaCTGAGAAACTCAGGGGAGGGAGTTAAtaaaaaatgcaagctgctatTAAACTCACCGCTTGTGGACTGTGCAGTTTCCCACCCAGCAAGATCAAAATTCTGCAGGTTGCACACTCAAGAGTTAAAGGAGACATTCCCATCTACTCTTGACACCTGAAGTCGCATTTCCCTAGGACTGAACTGACATGACTGTACCAGATATTTCAGTCCAATAAAACATCCATATTCTCCTCACTCTGGAAATTCAGATTCATTTCTTGAAGGCAGTGAAGTTACTCTAGCTATACACCTGAATCAATATTTGGGCCCAAACTACTAATAATTAAGACCATTACTAGCTTTTTACTATAATGATTTGAAGTGATTAAGTTTAGCTAGTAAGTAACTATTGAAtgttctttattttctctttcttttctgaagTATATTTGGTGCTGTTCGAACTGGTGCTTATATGCTGTACATTCTGATGACCAAAGGCCTGAAGCAGTCAGTGTGTGACCAGAGTTTTTACAATGGACCTGTCAGCAAATTCTGGGCTTACGCGTTTGTGCTAAGCAAAGCACCCGAACTAGGTGAGTACCCCTGCTCTCGTTTTTATTTAATGTGCACATTTGGGGCAAAAGAGTTTATGCAGAAAACATGCAAACcattcagtgcttttgaaaaccgcTTTTCAGGCTTGTAAATAAAAAAGCCAaaccaacccccctgcccccatattCCTCAGTCGCTAAGCTTTATGCTCAATTGAACTAAGATTAGAGCAATGAAAAGTTGAACAAGATGATTCCCAAGCCCCTCAGGTCACTTCACCTTCTTTTTTAGCAGTTTTGATTCAGTTTAGGCAAGCTTGGGTTTTTGCTTAGTTAACTCATGCTCCTGGGTTAACCCGTGGCATTTAGCACAGCTCTGAGTTGGGGACATTAAAGAACCACATGAAGCCCATGCATTGTGCCCCTCCTGTAGCTCCCCAGTACTCCTGGGATGGTACAGCCTGCTCGTTCCCAGTGCACCCAGCTAACTCCACAGGCCAATCTAGAGGGCAAATAGGCTCATGGCCCTGTacctcccagccccctctcttGGGCACAGTGTTCTACTAGGGGCAATGGATGGAGCAGTCTCTGTGCTCCCCCAAGCACAGGGGACCTTATTTGTCCATGACTTTTTTGGAGGGTatggaaggaggcagagagacCTTTTGTGCCCTTGTTTTCCTCACTATTTCTACACACCTATGCTAGGGTTAGGGACAACCTAACCCCTATTAGCAGTTCATAGTGTAAGTGAGAGTTACCTTGTGTTATCTGCTAGATTGGGGGCAGTCTGTTACCTGTTGATTAAGGAAAATATTCATGCTGGGGCAATCTCTTCTCCcacagaaggtgactgacagtgtCAAATAAGCCCACGTtatattgtttttcatttctctcttcgTAGGATTCCTTGTTTCTCCTCACACTTTATCTAGAGATAAATAAGCCTTTATCTAATGGTTGTACCAGCCAGGGCATTGGAAACTTCATTCCTTTATTTTAATGATCATATACACAGGCCTCCTGCAAAATAGTTGGGCCCTGACACCTATTTCTAAATTTAGTATTTGTTAGCTCAGGAGTGCTGGACCATGAAGTGCTCTCTCAGATATAGTACAGACACtggcaatgcaagcttccccatACTACTCTGCTAATATACCCCAAGCCTGATCTAGACAGGTGACATATAGGAATGATATTGTAGGTCTGTCTTCGATCCTTGGTCTCTTCAGAGATGGCTGATAGGTGCTAGTTAGTGTTTGTGGTTTTGGTGATGTGGGCACCTAGTGACCATCAACTCATTGAACATAActaaaaattaattgtttttggGTAGTCTGCTAACAACTAGAGTTGGATATTAGTCACTGAACTAGTGCCCATGACTTCTTGACTGAAATTGAACTACCAACATACAGATATACTTAAGGTATGATACATCCTCTGCTATGAGCTTTTCACCAGTAAAATGACATTAacctcaatggagttactcttcgCTTATATCAGCATAAGTGAAGGCAGAATCCAGCCCATACTCCTGATGCAATTTgttcagaacaaaaataaagtttaatagAAATTCCCAGAATGTGCAACCAGAACAAGTTATCCAGACTGGAGTATAAGGAGAAGAAGTGGTTGACTGCTCCGTATGGCCATGGGAAGCCACCCTAAAAGCCACCTAGGATCAGtagaaattgggggttggggaaggaacCAAAGATGTTCCATCTAGAAATAGAAGTGTTTTTAGGTCCAGGTTCCTGGAGCTATTCAACTTGGTGCAGCTGGTAGCTCAGGAACATACCTATTAGTCAGCAGGTCAAGAAAACCTGATGTAACCCATTGTTCAGTGcccgtccctccccccccccccgtcaccTGCACCAGAGATGAATCTGTTACAGCTTTCAGCCAAGGTCCTTAAACTCAAGCTGTTGAGGTTCATGGTTAAGCACTGTAGGTCACAGGTTCAGTAACCAAGAATAGACATCACACTGACTCTATCTAGTGTCAAGGGAAAGTTGCAGCCTCGGGCTTATCACTGTACTTTGACTGATTACATGGATACAGGTCCTGAACCCCGTATAGAGAAATACACTAGGTTCCTCCATAACCTTATCTAGGCCTGTCCCATAAATAACCACAAAAAGAAATCACTGTCAGACTGTACAGGGTGCCCCATGTCTGAAGCAGTCAGTCATTACAGATAAACATTAATAGAGTGATTTGCAGAGTGACTCAACGTCTGCCTTGTATATAAATCTGGAAGCCACACACAACAACATCAAGCTATGGAAGCAAGAGGCTTCAGGTCCCATTCTACCTCAGTTCTGTTTTATTTGTCCTTATTTTATGTATGTACACACAGGAACAttgtgtttccccctcccctaaACATACCAAAAACCTAGCTGGCAGTTTGCTTCTTGCAGGCAGAAAATGAACCCCTTTCCCATAATATTGTAGTTCTTCCACCCACCCTCCTATTGGATGCATATTTTGTAAAGGGTTTTCTCTTCAGCATTTTTTGTAAGGCTATAAAGAATATACTTGCTAGAGTATGTTTAGTATCCAGCCAGTATGTTTGCTGCTCATGGGACTTATTAGTATGAGAGAGAATGGTCGTAATACAAAGTAGGGGACAATGATTCAGCAGCCCCCCAGTTCACTACTGAGGCTGCAGGTTACTGAAACCTCACAGAGCAGCAGAATTCACTGGATACAGATAAACAGCAGGAATAGGTTTATATTTCAGCAGCAAACTCAGTTCAGTTGATTTCAGATTAGCAGTTTATCAGCACGAGACAAGAAGACACACAGCCCTCTTCATGCTGTTTCAGACTCTTTGGTTTCTTACTGTTTGAATTACATGAAAACTCACTTATATTTGGTTTTGTTAAAATTAGGAACTATCTGCTAAAAATGTGGATTCTAACCAATGTGACTCGGCATTCCTGCAGCTAATGAAGCAAACAGAAGCATGCGTAACTGTAGCATTAGTATGTAAGGCATAGGTTTAGTTCCACCCTCTCACTAACGTTCATCTTTTGGATTTTCCAAGGATATATGCACATATAAACACACTTTGTGGTTCATGCTTTACACTTCCCCCCCCTATAAATCACTGTCTACAAGAAGAGCatatgcataaaaataaaataattaagatCAATGTAGTAGTGGCAAACagcaggaagagaggaaagaaacagtAAGTGGAAAGAAGACTAAAACACATTTGTGCAGCAATAGCATGAGAATTTGGAAGAAGGGGATGTGAGGTATTTCAGAATTACTCCGTTCTCTCTCTAAAACCAGGAAGTGTTTACACATGCACTCCCTCTCCAGTGGTACAGGTTACATATACAGTAGCATTTTGCATAATAATAAGTGAATGCAGGTATTTCAGGCTGATTTGCATAAGTATCAAGCATTCAGATACTTATTCATACTGTATGATGCTGTCACACTAATCAATCAATCCAGAATGACTCCATTGCCATTAATGGAGCTACTGAGAACAAAATTTATTGATCTAAGTCTTAAAAAATGAGTTCAAACTCTCATGAGAGCAGGTTCTCCCTTGAGGTGTCCTGTACTTCCTGCTTCAGTTTGACTAGAAACAGCAGAGGACTTTTCTTTTTACAATTTCCATTATTTAGTActtttagtattattattattatttatttactcaaGCCACAACCAGGAAGTGCAGAAATGTGGGGAAATGACAACCAATGGCAGAAAAAAAAGTCCCAGAAACTTTTCAAAACCTCAGACATGGTTGGGTGCGAGCTCTGAGTGAAGTGTCAGTGGAAGATGCAACGAAGATTCTCAAATGTAATTAGTGCTTTGGCTCAGGTTTTTGAGGCATCTTAGATGTACCTTATTAACAGAaattgctgagcacctgcccctgaaaatcagccccGTTGCAGGTGTCCCAAGTTGGGCAGCCAAAAACCTGAGGGCTCAAAGTCACTAATCATTTTCAAAACCTTGACTATATTCATTGTTTTATGTTATattccctccacctccccaacCACTTTAACAATACCGTCagttaggttaaaaaaaattctgctttcatggagggaaaaACCTGAAGCCTTTTGCAGAGAGACTCACTTTCTTTGTTTGTTAATGAACTTTGTGTAGATCAACAGTGAACGATTTGACAATAGTTTGCTCAAATTATAATATTCTTCATACAAATTCTGAAGACACGTATATTAAACAGATTTCTTAAGAGTTACACAGACACAGAACTTTGCTACAGAAACATTTTTAGTATAGTCCCTCCTGCTCCTATGTATATTAACACTGAGTACCACAGATGACTAGATATTTATTGGTGAGAACACAATGGCACAAACTCTTCCCTGAGTTACCCATGACTGTCACTTCATTGTGTAGCTccacagagcctgattctgctctcatccCACTGTTATTCCACTGGCAAACAGACACAGGAAAGGACAGGTCCATAAAGAATTTTCTTCACTTTGTCCTATATGCCAGGATCTAGTGATACAAAATCTTTGTGCTCTGTGATtgaaattttcaaacctgggggGTAGGGGCATCtacatttaggcacttaaattcatatttaggcacctagtaaAAACTGGCTGAGCAGCTACTACTCATTGACTTTCATGTTGGAAGTCAAATACTTTCATTCATGTGCCTTAGGggtctaattttaggcacctaggtttgaaaatgttgacttgAATCTTTGCCTTATAACCTCAGGGACAACAGATAGTCAGTCTTCCCTTACTATAATTAGCTTTTGGTTTGTTAAACGTGGTTTCCTGGTGTCTGTTAAATACCACTGTTTCCCGAAATTGCATCAGATAAATGGACATTGCTCGTGCTCAAAACGTCAAAACACAAGTCAAAAATACAGTGCTTACGAGAGACTTTCACAGATTGCCTCTTGAGCAGAGAATGTCTCTGAATTAAGcagtagcattttaaaatagcagTTAGCCATGTCACGAAGATTGGATCCTATGTTCTTTTCAAACAAAGACCCCACCAGTGCAGACAGTGTTTGGACCTGGAGTTTTGGTTCCCTATCATAAAGATAAAGGGACACGTATAAAATCTGGCTCTGGACATACATACAGATGTAGTTTCTAAACTCCAATAAAGTTATGGGGTGTTTAGATCTGAGGTTTTCATCAAGGCCCCAAAACTCTACAATCTAAGTAACTTCCCACCATTTTAAACCTGGCAGAACATAAGAATTACAAATTAGTTTGatttgtttctgatatttcccCCCTGTCTTTTGTCTTACAGGAGATACAATATTCATTATTCTTAGAAAACAGAAGCTCATCTTCCTGCACTGGTACCACCACATTACGGTACTGCTTTATTCTTGGTACTCTTACAAGGACATGGTGGCTGGCGGTGGCTGGTTTATGACCATGAACTATGGGGTCCACGCCGTTATGTACTCTTACTATGCCTTGCGGGCTGCTGGCTTCAGAGTCTCACGCAAGTTTGCCATGTTCATCACCTTATCACAGATCACTCAGATGTTGATTGGTTGTGTAGTTAATTACCTGGTCTTCTCCTGGATGCAACAGGGGCAGTGCCACTCCCATGTTCAGAACATCATCTGGTCTTCTCTCATGTACCTCAGCTACTTCGTGTTATTCTGCCATTTCTTCTTTGAGGCCTATGTCGGCAAAACCAGAAAAGCAAGGAAGGCTGACTAGTGGTATAAAGAAGACAGAAGCCATAGCTCAGGGTcatcaagaaaaacaaaataaaaacagacaaaaaaaatggCACAAGGAAATATGTATGGTGCAGCTAAAACTCGGCAGCTTAGGGACAGCTGGGTTGGTTTAAACCAGTAAGTTTATGATCCTATCATGGTGAGGACTCACTGAATTTTACTCCATCTCAAAGGACTGCTGAGGAAAGACATCTTCCTTCTTGTACCTGTCAGCtctgaaaaaggaaggaaaataacattttgtgggggaaaaaataagcGTTGTTCTTCCCCAAAGATGGAAGAaagacttttattaaaaacaaattatttctatATCCTTTCTAATCTTTTTTCTGCATTAAATTTGAACAAAACAAAGCAGAGAGCAAACTGTTTGTGTCTATGATACCAGTAcagttacaaaattaaaaactttatCCTAAAGGGTTGACATGTTTACCccaaaaatgaaaagtgaatgCTATCTTGAATGTTTTTTATGGAAAGTCATTGAACTCCATTGCAGTAGTGAATGTAGTGGATAAAAGATTGATTTCCCCATTCTGTACTATGctgtgcatgcagatctggtATGCAACATCAGTGCTTTGAGCAGGCAGGGGGGACCAGTAATTTTACAAGATTTTAATGTGATGAGATGTGCTGTTGCAGGACATATAATATCTCAGAGAGTGCTTTTTCCAAGGGCATCAAAGTCAAGGAATTTCTGCAGTAGAATAATACAGAGGGTTAAATCAATCTCTGTTAAATTACCTGGGGCTAGCAACAGAGCAGTGGAtggggagggtgagggagagaacccccaaatatttttaacaatgatcTGTGAGTCTCAGACTAATCAGCAGTATAATagaagatgaagaaaatgaaaatgggaAGGAATCAGAAGAAAATCTAGATAGCTAGAGATAGGCATTCTCTCTATCTACAGAATAGAGCCCTGTGGTACGgcacatattttatatttttgtgaACTTCAGAAAAAGATATCTGCAACCTTAATAGCATTCGGCAGGACTGTATGTGACATTGGGTAACACTGTGTTTCTGCATTTGCTTCATGAGCAGTGCAAAGATGTTTAAAGTGCCCTCCTCTGGTCATGTGGAGATACTACAACAAAACATACTTGG
This window contains:
- the ELOVL6 gene encoding very long chain fatty acid elongase 6; this translates as MNMSVLTLQEYEFEKQFNENEAIQWMQENWKKSFLFSALYAAFIFGGRHLMNKRAKFELRKPLVLWSLSLAVFSIFGAVRTGAYMLYILMTKGLKQSVCDQSFYNGPVSKFWAYAFVLSKAPELGDTIFIILRKQKLIFLHWYHHITVLLYSWYSYKDMVAGGGWFMTMNYGVHAVMYSYYALRAAGFRVSRKFAMFITLSQITQMLIGCVVNYLVFSWMQQGQCHSHVQNIIWSSLMYLSYFVLFCHFFFEAYVGKTRKARKAD